The window TTATTCCACAGTTTTGAATACAACTTAGGTTTATGTTCGACTTCCAACACTTGAGAAATAAGATTGCTGTTTGGAGAAATAATAACCGCATCTCCATTAGTAAAAATAGAAAACTCAACTTGGGAAGTTGACTCTTCATCAGTCTCATAAAGCTCAACAAAATCAGCTCCCTTTGTTAACAAACTAGTATTACCGCTCTCATCAGCCCCCAAAGAGATATACCATGGTAGTGCATAATGGTACTCTGGTACCTCTAAATATCGTTTGAAACGAACAACCCAACGATCTAGATAACGACGCTGAGCATCGATATCCTCTTGGACTGGGGAATGTTGATTTTTTTTATCTTCTTGTTGTCGTTTTTCTAGTTGATTTAAACGCTTACTCATTCGCCAAGCAATCCAAGAAATTGCAATGATAATCATCACAGCGGTTACAAGCCAACGACGAGTTAAAGTTTCCAATGGTTTGTAATTATCAATAGAATAATCTGCCCCTTGCCACCAAATCCAAACAAGAATAGCAATCCATAAAATAATCAGTAAAATTGGACCTGATAGTTTCAATCTTGATAATAATGGTCTAAATGTTTGAAAAAATAACGGTAATTTCATTATCCATACCTTCCATATTAAGCATTTTTCTCTTGCTTATCATGCAAAAGAGTAAATAGTGATGGCTCCCAATCTTTCACCATTATTGGCGAAATTGCTTGCTCTAAAATAAAATATTGCTGTTTAGCTAAATTATGTAAACCTTCTTTTTCTAGTAACTCAATACTAGATAATTGGGCATATATTTGTGAACGAAGATCTGTATAAGATTGATTATTCATAAATTTCAACGTATTTAAAATACCCTGTTTTTGATAATAATCTCCAATCTGCTCATTTAACTGAATATCACTCACTAATAGTTGATCAACTTCATTTTTATCATGCAGCCATGAAGAACATTCATCAGAAATAAATGGCGTTCCATCATTAAATTTTAATTGTTTTAATTCAGGTAAACGATCTATAAACGATAACACTGATTCTTTAATTGCTTTTGCCACCTGTGGGCACTCCATTCTCTCTGCAACCTTAGCTGACAAGCAGTGTCCTTCAATCCAATACGGTGCAAGAGTTAAACTATATTCAATCTCTTTCCACACATCACAACTCAATGCTTTCTCAATTAAAACTTTATAATCATTAACTCTATCTTGAGAAACTGCAGCCAGTTGAGTTCGATCATTTTCTGCTAATGGTGCAACTGTAATTTGGCTCCAAATAGCAAAACGTCTTAATTGATAACCAATCGGATTAGAAAAGTCCCTTTCAATGAGATAATCAGCTACTTTAAGCAGTGTATTTTTCCAAGCTCGATCATTACTTGCATCAATAGATACCGGTTCAACGATTGATTTTCTTACTTCTTTTTCACTCGAAATCATTCCTAAATCTAAGTCAGAACTACTATGCTTAGATTCGATTATTGGTTTTTTGCCTGAATTTGATTCTTTAACCTCAGGAGCACCACTTACAGTATCATTTTGATGAACTTGCTTATCTGTAAAAGCATAACGCAGTAGAAGTTGTTCAAGTTCCGCCTTAAGTTTCGCATTATCTTTCCAATATTCTATTAAACGCTCAAACTGTTGTTTTGCCTGCTCTTTCTCTAAACGCGAAGAATCTTGGCTAAAGTAAGATGCCATATTTTCAAAGCGTTTCAGAATTTGTTGTGTTAGTCTTTCTTTTCTTATTTTCTGCGATGGCGGTGATGTTTCCCAGTAATGTTCCACATAATCAGCAAATGATACTAAACCGATGAGTAACTCAGTCACTTTCCCAGAATGCTGCAACGTTCTTAGAAAATGAGCAAGTATACGAAGATCCTTACTCTTCGTGGATAATAGGCGCGCGGCTAAATGTCGAAGGTGAGAAATATTTAAAGTTTGATGCTCTAGAGAGCCCAACTTAACCATGTCTCCATCAAGCTCAAGCCATTCTAGATCTTCATCAATATCAACCTCTGATTGAATAGGAGAAAGAATTTGTTCTTTCCAAGGATTATCAATTAATACTTCCATAAATTACCAATGACATGCAGTTTTTAGTGGTTTAATTTCATTTTCAAGATCTTCAATCTTGAAAACTAATTCATTAATTGCTGGAACATCAGAATTAAATCTTAGAGTTGATGATTTAAATAAACGCTGAATTTCACTGATTCCTTCAAGTCCTCTACTTGCTTCTAATAAAAAGCCATTCTCACGGAAAAACCAATGAGTTTTAAAACTTGTTTTATTGGTGATTACATCTAAATAGACATCCCTTTCATTAATTGGAGATGGCATTGCTATTTGTAAACGCGTAATATTATCAACACAACTAATCATTAATACTGGACGAGGACTCTTATGTCCTAAGGACGGTGTTGTAATCACTACGGTTGGATTATCTTCCGATTCCGTAATTTTTGTTAAAAAATTTAAAGAGTCTGTAGTTCGAGTTTTTTCTTGTTCAATAGCTCTATTCCATGCTTTGCCTCCTTGAACTGATCTAATTTGAGAAAATACTCTATTATCTCCCCAAGCTTTATCATAGCAGTCAAGTCTCTCTAATTCAGATTTCAGAGATCTACACTGTTCCATTTTAAGTAAAATATCACTTGATTGGTCTTGTTTTTTTAGATCCGCATAAGAAATATTAGAAAAAGCAGTCAAGAATAAAGGTATTGATAATATATTTAAGCTAAATCGCATTCATTTTCCCCAACTTTCGCTACAAACTTATTATCTTTAATCATAAACTGAATTTTTTTAATCTCTTCATTCTGTGACATTTTTTGTAATAGCAATAACGAGACAGGTGGCAACATTTGTCCATCAATAATAGATTCTAATATTCGTGCACCATTCTCAGCTCTTGTTGCACGATTAAGAATTTCTTCCTTAACTTGCTCATCAATAATAATTTTGGCTTCAAAACGTCTTTCTAATAAATTAGATAGTTTTGCTAACTTACCATCAATAATGATTTTTAAAACCTCTCTAGGTAACGGAAGATAAGGTATTACTTCCATTCTCGCTAATAGTGCAGGTTTAAAGAACTCTGATAATTCAGGGTAAAGTTCATCATTTATTTTTTCAGGAACATCTGCATTATCGACTATGGTTTGATAACCTAAATTTGATGTTAAAAAGAATACAATGTTTTTACAATCAATTATTCGCCCCTCTCCATCAGCCAGTTCACCTTTATCAAAAGCTTGATAAAATAAATTAAGTACATCAGGATGGGCTTTCTCAACTTCATCAAGTAATACAACAGAATATGGTTTTCGTCTAATTGCCTCTGTTAACACGCCCCCCTCTCCATATCCTACATACCCAGGAGGAGAACCAATTAAACGAGAAACTGTATGTTTTTCTTGAAATTCAGACATATTGATTGTTGTTAAATATTGTTTTCCACCAAATAATAAATCTGCAATTTGAATAACAGTTTCCGTCTTACCCACACCGCTGGGCCCGACAAGTAAAAAGGCTCCTAAAGGACGTCCTGTACGTCTTAAATCAGCTCTAGCTGTCAACAAATGTTTATGAAGATGTTTTATTGCTAATTCTTGTCCTTTAATTTCCTTCGTCAAATAGCTTGGCAATTCTGTAATTACGTTAAGTTCATTTTGAGATAATTTATCTAGAGGAACGCCTGTCCACTCAGCAATAACTGTTGCAATTTGTTTTTGAGTCACATGAGGAGAAACTAAAACTTGTGTCTTCTGTAATCTCTCTAATTCTCTACTCAAACTTGTAAGTTTAGCAATTTGTTTATTTTCTTCACTTGATAATGAATTATTCTTATCCTCTTTATTAATCTCTGAATTAGATGAGGCTTTTTCTAATAAAGAGCGACGTAATTCAACAATTTGTCTAACAATTTCTTGCTGTTTCAGCCAATCTTTTCTTAATTTAGTTTCAGTCTTATCAATTTTCTTAAGCTCTTTTTTTAGCTCAGACAAGCGATCTTTATTCTGACTAAGGCCTAATAATAATTCTCTATCAAGTAGAGCTACCTCCATCTCTATCTTATGTCTATTATTTGACAATTCAGATATTAACTTAGGAGGTGAAGTTAAATTAATTGAAACTCTAGCACAAGCTGTATCTAATACATCGATAGCTTTATCCGGTAATTGACGTCCACTAAGGTATCTCTCGCTCAGCTCAACCACAGAAATTAATGCATCCTCTTCAATTAAAACCTTATGAGCCTCTTCATAAGTTGCTCTTAATCCCCTCATAATCACAATTGCATCATTAACTGAAGGCGGTTCGAGTTTAACCAATTGAAAACGTCTGGAAAGTGCTGCATCTTTTTCAAAATATTTTTTATATTCACTCCATGTCGTTGCTGCAATAGTCTTTAGCTCCCCTCTTGCTAAAGCTGGTTTTAATAAGTTAGAAACATCTAATCCACCTGATTGATTACCTGCTCCAATAAGAGTATGCGCTTCATCAATAAAAAGAATAATTGGTTTAATTGACTCATTAACCTCTTTCATTATTCCTTTAAAACGTTTTTCAAATTCACCTTTTACAGCGGCTCCAGCTTGCAATGCACCGAGGTCCAAATTCATCAATTCGGTATTCAACATACTTTCAGGTACATTTTCAGATACAATTCTCAAGGCAAGACCTTCGATTAAGGCACTTTTACCGACACCCGCTTCTCCAACAACAATTGGATTATTTTTACGTCTACGAGATAATATATCTATCATTAGATCAATCTCTTTGTCTCGACATAAAACTGGGTCAATTTTTCCCTGTCTCGCTAACTCTGTTACATTTTGTGCATACATAGCTAACAAACTATCAGACTTAGTACCTACACGACTAGACTCTTTGCTATAAGTCGTATTTTCTGTTTCGGCAGAGTTTATTAATTTAGCAACAAAATCTTGTTTTAATAGTTCTCGATTAATCGAAATTAAAATTTTTGCAGCCTGATTAGGAAGATATCGATATACAGAGCCCAATAAAACATAAAGAATAATACCACTTCTTAGTGTATTTAAATTGAATTCTGTTGAAGCAGTCAACCAACTATCTTGAAGCAATTCAACAAGTAAAGGAGAAAAAACCGGATAGTTTTGTTGCACATCTAATAGTCTCGTTTGTTCTGAATTTTCTTTTAATAACGTTTTCAGCTCATCTACATCTATTGATGCTTCAGATAATATAATTCGAATATCATTCAGAGGAGAAGATAAAAAGCTAAGCAATAAATTAGGTACCGTAATCTCAGCATACTGCTCATTCATACACGTAGCTGCACACTCCTCTAAAATTTGCTTTGATATTGGATTTAACTTACTAACTAAAACAGGTAATTCAATTCTGATCATATATTACTCTTAACCTAATAGGCTATTTAATTGGTCTAAAATACTTTGACTTTGGCGTCCCAAAACAAATGAATATATAAAATAAATAAATGCCAAAACAATAAAGCCCATAAAGAAAATTTTCTTTAATGATTTTTTATTGAGCAATTTGTAGAAGTGTTTATTAGTGTCATGCTCTTGATAAATCACAATATTACTACTATTGTAGTTTCTCACGTTTAAAATTGCATCGTGCAATTTTTTGTATATTAGTTCAAACTCTTCGGAGTTTTGAGTTTCAATCTTATAACGACCTCTAAACCCTAAACTAAAACATATATAAATAAACTCTAATAAATCAATATAACGTTTAGGCTCTGCCAATAATTTATCTAACAAAATATAAACTTTTTCTCCCCCCCAAGTTTCATTATGAAAATAGGTTAAAAGAGATTGTTGGAACCAAGTGCTCTTAGTTCCCCATCCATGGCTTAAGGCAACTTCATCAATAAACGTACACAATACATAGCGAAAAGAAACGATCATTCCTGACTCATAATTCCTTCCCTTTAATAATTGTTCAATAGATTGGATATCCTTTACAACTTGTTGATATAAATTTTCTGGCATAGCTTGATCAGTAATATGCTTCAATCTCATAACCATTCCCAATAATGGTGTTGCCGCATCAACAATAGGGTTTATACTGTTTCCTCTTAATGATAGATGATAAGAAGGCAATGAATCATCCTGAAAATGTTCTAATACTTCACTCATACTAACCTCTAATAGCCCATAACTGCATATCTAATTCAGGGAAATCACCTGCCACATGAAATGCGATTGAGTGACTACGCTGTACATCAAGCCAATCATCACACCCTGTATCCAGATGGAAATAAGTATATCCTGCGTGATATGGTAATTGTCTTGGCGCAGAGACGAGTGGTTTCAATTCAATCCCTGGCAATTGAACACTAACTAACTGTCTAATTTTATCTGGTGTCGTAATTTTAATTTGATGAATAAATTGTTTACGCAAAATTTCCTCAGGAACCCTAGCCGATACAGCCAGAATAAACTCTGCTTTATACAATAAATCTTGATCATTAATAACCGCACTTTTAACACCATAAGGATGAGATTCAAGTTGGATTGAAACTGCTTTTGGTGTTAAAACTGTACTTAATGCAATTCGAAGTTGTTTAAATAATCTTTGAAAACATAAAGTGAGATCAAAATGATCGTATCTGAGAAAATCTTTTGCTAATCTTGAGGCATCTGTAAATGTCATTAATTCTCCACACAGTTGAATTAATAATCTATACATATACTCCGGATGAATATGAGGATGAATGTTTAAATGTTTATAAAATGGATACTCTCGATTTAATAATTGCAACATTAAAAACTCAGCCACATCCGCAATTCCTTGCTGAGAAGGAGAACCAAGACGAGATGATAAAGTCTCTGCTCTCTGCTCTAATGTACTAGACAACTCAGTAACAAACCCTCTAAGTTCACTTGAAGCAGTAATATCCATACATGTAGGAATAAACTTCTCATCTAACACCAAGCGACCATCGGGCAACTTTTCTTTAATTCTGGCCATATGTAAACAAGTATACGCACTTCTATCCTCGTGTCCCTGAAGTAATTTAGGAGATAAATGTGCTAGAAAAACATCTGTATTACTACCATTGAATGTATGAATATCTTTAATATCTTGTATATTTTCACTATATCGCGCTGCAACGTCATACTCAGTTTGATTGTCAGTTTTCACTTCTGAAAAAACCATACTAGCATTAGGAAGCGCCAAATAAATATCATATGCACCCAAATTATCTAAGTTTTGAACATCTAATGCTGATGGCAACAAATCCTGATGAGGTAATTCGAAGTATGTTCCATCTGGAAAAACGCCCGTTGCTGATAGCAAAGAAATTTTCCCAAGATTTAACATCTCTTGATTTAACTCTAGCTTTTGAAAACCGAAATTATAAGTATTATTAAACTTGGTTAACTGATTTCCAATTAAATAATCAATATGACGTTGTTGCTGTTGAAAGTGCTGCGGCTGAATAAACAACCCTTCCTTCCAAAGAACTCTATTTTGATTTCGCATATAATTACTCTTCGTCTTTTCTTACATCAACTTCTTTATCTTTCAGATGAACTAATACACTATATTTATGCCCAACACCACTAAGTTTAACAACTTTTTTCCATTCTGTTTCACCTGAATCAGCATAATATGCAACTACGCCTAGATAATTATTATTTTTATCTAATTTAATTGGTGGTACAGCCTTAAATTGAGAGGGCAACAAAGTATAATCCTGATGATCGATATAATTTTTACCTAGCACCTCTTTAATATCTTCTGTGCTCAGTTGCTCATAATAAGCAGATAACAATCTAGAATCCTCGCTTAAATACACAACTTTGACTTCAATTGGTGACGGTTGATTAGTTTCGTTACGATTAATATCTGGTTCAGCTAATAAAGTTAAGTTTAATGTTGATGGCTGATCTAAAGGTCCCCCAACTGGAATAGTAGGATCTTTAATAATTTGTCCCATCTTAGATAGCGCCATTCCTGTATTTCCACAGGCTGTTGTTGATGCAATAACAATTCCTAGGACTAAACATTTTAATGGTGAAAAGCGATTTACTAATAGCATTTATTGGTTTCCTTCTGTTTGTTTATCACGTAATGCTTTATCGTAAGCTTGAGAGTAAACCTCCCAAAATAATTTCTCAAAACCATATTGGCGTTTTGAGGTTAATTCTTCATAATAATTTTTATACATATCCCAAGCCCAGGCATTATTTGAGGGCTTAACTTCATTACTACGGCGATAATTTTCAAAGCGTTTCAATAAAACATCTGGCGAAAAAGCATCTAAAATTGCTTTTAAAGCACTAATGATTGCAATTCTATTTGCCTCATTATGAATCAGCAAATTATGAAGGCTTTCCCGAACCGCAGCAGGTGCAGCGAGGTGCACAGGACTTTTTTGGTCTCCAAATAAAACATCAATAGTAGACTCATAGTCCAAATTTAAACGAAGAGGATTATCCTCAATTGGTCTAAGATGCTTATCTGATAAGCTACTTTGTTCTTTTTGTAATGCCAAGAGACCTTCTATAGTAGCCTTTAATGTTTTACCTACCTCCTGTAAAAAATCATGTGTTTCTTGAGTGTCAACTAACTCAATTTTTGTATCCATCTCTCTCATCAAGGGGGATATAGTGACATATGCATTTTCTGAAAACGGTGATAATTTTTTTTCCTCATTTTCAATCATAGGTAAATCAATATAGGATTGATTCATGTTTGAACTCCCACGTGAAGTAATATTTCTTTTATTTGATGGAATAAAATTCTCATCATCAACAGAAGTAATTAGTTTATTTGAATCTGGCTGTAATGCACGCAAAGGGTCATGAATAATAGAATCATCAATATTTTTAGTTTCTACACTCAAATCAAGCCCCCCTTTTTTAACCCTTAAAATATCGTCTAAATGATCTTGATTTCCTGTAACGATATCCTCTAGTGATTTTGAATAATTACCACTCGTTATAGCTGATTTTTCAGCCACGACAGTAAACACCTTAAGTGAACCAAATTTAATTTGATCCTCATTTGCAAGCTTAATAAAACCAGACTTAGGTGTAAAAGACGCGCCATTAATAAGCAATGGTTTATTGATTACTTGTAAACAATAGCTACCATCTCTCCACTCTATGTGCGCCTGATTGATAGGAATATTTTTCTTTATATCTTGAATAACCCAATGATTATTGGCTCCAGAACCAATGCTCCCACCGTCTTGATTAAAACAATATTCTCTAGAAAAACCACTCTCAAGTTCCAATACATTCTTTATTGTTAATAATAAAACTAATTCTTTACTCATCATCACTCCCTTACACTGAGCTTTATATTTGGATTATTTTCAGGTTTTCCTAAAAAACTAATCCAGCCCAACATTGCATTTTTTTCATCTCCTAGCTTTATACCAGTAACCTGTTTAGGTTTCATTTTTAATCTTAAATCCCAAGCAAATTGATCCTTTAAGATAAAAGAGACAAAATTAGATAAAATTTTATAATTAGAGCCATTAGGTAAAAAGGACAAAAATTGCTTCCTAGATAAGTTGTTTAATTGTAATTCAAATTTACCCGAACGATCTTGTATTCTTGAACCTAATGTGAAGTTTTCCCCTAAACAACTTCTACCCTTTAATCCAATCCCATTTATCCTAGACATTATACCTAGACGATTCTGCTGATCTTGTGGTATATCAACATATCTAAAAACCCATTCATCTAAAGAAACATCTTTAATTTCAAAACATTGAGATACTAGTCTACAAATAACATCTCTTGAACGACTAGAGTTTACTAGTGCTCCTAAATTAGCTAATAGTTTGCTAGCATCAATACCCAAAAATTCTCGAGTTTGTTTATGGTCAAGTCCAACTAATGAAAATAATTTATTAGAAAAAGAATCTGTGGCTCCATCTTTAAAATTAATATAATAACGATACTTTCTCCATATATGATGAAGAAAAAATATTAACCTATGATTAAACAAATTAATGAAATCAATTAATTTAGTTTCTTTATGTAAGTATTCTGCAGCTAAATTTTCTAAGTAATATGTAGGTAAAGGCGATTGAGTTCCTTGTAAACCAAGAAAACTGACCTCTAATGTATATTTTCCTTTTTCACCAACAGATACATCGATAATATCTCTTGTTGGAAAGCCTAGTCCTGCATACGATGTAAATCGAATAATTTCTTTATCTGGTTGGATATTTAATGTATCACATATATCAACATTTTCTAGCTTATGTAATATTTCTACCAATTGAAAAAAATTATATTTACGTAATACTATTTTATTTAATTCATCCATCTCTACATTAGGCTTTTCTGTCCTAGCTGAATAGGCCATTCAAAAACCTCCTGTGTTTCAATATTAACAATTTTTAATTTATGGAATGAATTAACACTTGAATAAAGAGAGAAAAAGTTAGAAAGAACACTTCCTAATAAAAATAATTCTCCCTCAGATTCAAAACCAGATTGGCTAACATATAAAGTTGACTGTAACCCTCTGATGGAAACACCTTTAAATAATCGATCTAAGGGTCTGGTTTCAATAGATTTTATTGCATCTAGCTTTTTTTGTGATATACGAGAATGTCTATGGCTATGCCAAGCTGGTAAATCATAAGTTTTTAGAATTTCTCTTAACGTATCAATATTTAATATAGATAAATAATTTAATGAAGAACTAGAAATAAGTTTCCACGTAAGTGTCCCATCCATAATAGGATGTAATGGTAAAGAGGGTCGAGTAATATTACTAAAGGTAAATGAAGACGGAGCATATCTTCCCCCAATACAAATATCACCTACCTTTAAAGAAGTTGGTAAATCACGATTTGTACACACCATATTAATAGATACACATTCGTTAGTATCAAGAATTAACTCTTCATCTCCTCTTACAAATGATATGTAATAATCAAATCCTGGAGAAAATAATGATGTCTTTGTCTTAGTTTTATAATAAAGAACAGTACGCCCTTTATGATATTCAAATTGATGTTGAAAACTCTCAAAAGGAACATAAATCCTTTCATTGCTATTAATTTTTCCTCTTTTATTTGATTGATTTTGAACAAAACTAGCAACCTTATTAATTGCAAAGGTCTCATACCATTCTGGATGCTGATGACTGCCTTTAATTAAATATTCGGATTTAGAGCCATCCAACACTATATTTTCGCTATCATGTTCAAATAAATTTATAGCTGGAACACAATGTAAACGTAACGCTGATTTTCGAACCTTTATATCAGATGGAAGAGGACGTGAAAAAGAAAAACGTAAACTGAATTCATTACATAGCTGGTCAGAAGATAACTTATTAAAACCTACAATATCTAAAAAAGAAAAACTATCTGGATAGCAAAAATATTCATAAAGTACCCTATATGCTAAACTTGAATTAGGGGAATATGGCAAAACCGATTCTTCTTGCTTAAATCCTACCGGTGAAAAACCTACAGTTGGAAGCTGATAAGATTTATCACCAACAACAAGTTCAACCCCATCCAAATAATTATTTAACCACAAATATAATTGTTGATTCGTATAGTTATCTGCACCTAAGAAAAATTGTAATTTATTTAAATCTAATTCATTAACAGATAATTCATGATCTAATCTAAAATCAATGGAAATCACCGATTTATTATCAGTATTAAATAACTCAATATCTGAAATAGAAAATGGATTAAGCCATAAATCTCTGCAAGTTTGAAATGTGCATTGAAGAGCACCTTCATCAATTATATTGCTAT is drawn from Haemophilus parainfluenzae and contains these coding sequences:
- the tssA gene encoding type VI secretion system protein TssA, producing the protein MEVLIDNPWKEQILSPIQSEVDIDEDLEWLELDGDMVKLGSLEHQTLNISHLRHLAARLLSTKSKDLRILAHFLRTLQHSGKVTELLIGLVSFADYVEHYWETSPPSQKIRKERLTQQILKRFENMASYFSQDSSRLEKEQAKQQFERLIEYWKDNAKLKAELEQLLLRYAFTDKQVHQNDTVSGAPEVKESNSGKKPIIESKHSSSDLDLGMISSEKEVRKSIVEPVSIDASNDRAWKNTLLKVADYLIERDFSNPIGYQLRRFAIWSQITVAPLAENDRTQLAAVSQDRVNDYKVLIEKALSCDVWKEIEYSLTLAPYWIEGHCLSAKVAERMECPQVAKAIKESVLSFIDRLPELKQLKFNDGTPFISDECSSWLHDKNEVDQLLVSDIQLNEQIGDYYQKQGILNTLKFMNNQSYTDLRSQIYAQLSSIELLEKEGLHNLAKQQYFILEQAISPIMVKDWEPSLFTLLHDKQEKNA
- the vasI gene encoding type VI secretion system-associated protein VasI — protein: MRFSLNILSIPLFLTAFSNISYADLKKQDQSSDILLKMEQCRSLKSELERLDCYDKAWGDNRVFSQIRSVQGGKAWNRAIEQEKTRTTDSLNFLTKITESEDNPTVVITTPSLGHKSPRPVLMISCVDNITRLQIAMPSPINERDVYLDVITNKTSFKTHWFFRENGFLLEASRGLEGISEIQRLFKSSTLRFNSDVPAINELVFKIEDLENEIKPLKTACHW
- the tssH gene encoding type VI secretion system ATPase TssH: MIRIELPVLVSKLNPISKQILEECAATCMNEQYAEITVPNLLLSFLSSPLNDIRIILSEASIDVDELKTLLKENSEQTRLLDVQQNYPVFSPLLVELLQDSWLTASTEFNLNTLRSGIILYVLLGSVYRYLPNQAAKILISINRELLKQDFVAKLINSAETENTTYSKESSRVGTKSDSLLAMYAQNVTELARQGKIDPVLCRDKEIDLMIDILSRRRKNNPIVVGEAGVGKSALIEGLALRIVSENVPESMLNTELMNLDLGALQAGAAVKGEFEKRFKGIMKEVNESIKPIILFIDEAHTLIGAGNQSGGLDVSNLLKPALARGELKTIAATTWSEYKKYFEKDAALSRRFQLVKLEPPSVNDAIVIMRGLRATYEEAHKVLIEEDALISVVELSERYLSGRQLPDKAIDVLDTACARVSINLTSPPKLISELSNNRHKIEMEVALLDRELLLGLSQNKDRLSELKKELKKIDKTETKLRKDWLKQQEIVRQIVELRRSLLEKASSNSEINKEDKNNSLSSEENKQIAKLTSLSRELERLQKTQVLVSPHVTQKQIATVIAEWTGVPLDKLSQNELNVITELPSYLTKEIKGQELAIKHLHKHLLTARADLRRTGRPLGAFLLVGPSGVGKTETVIQIADLLFGGKQYLTTINMSEFQEKHTVSRLIGSPPGYVGYGEGGVLTEAIRRKPYSVVLLDEVEKAHPDVLNLFYQAFDKGELADGEGRIIDCKNIVFFLTSNLGYQTIVDNADVPEKINDELYPELSEFFKPALLARMEVIPYLPLPREVLKIIIDGKLAKLSNLLERRFEAKIIIDEQVKEEILNRATRAENGARILESIIDGQMLPPVSLLLLQKMSQNEEIKKIQFMIKDNKFVAKVGENECDLA
- the icmH gene encoding type IVB secretion system protein IcmH/DotU yields the protein MSEVLEHFQDDSLPSYHLSLRGNSINPIVDAATPLLGMVMRLKHITDQAMPENLYQQVVKDIQSIEQLLKGRNYESGMIVSFRYVLCTFIDEVALSHGWGTKSTWFQQSLLTYFHNETWGGEKVYILLDKLLAEPKRYIDLLEFIYICFSLGFRGRYKIETQNSEEFELIYKKLHDAILNVRNYNSSNIVIYQEHDTNKHFYKLLNKKSLKKIFFMGFIVLAFIYFIYSFVLGRQSQSILDQLNSLLG
- the tssK gene encoding type VI secretion system baseplate subunit TssK, with amino-acid sequence MRNQNRVLWKEGLFIQPQHFQQQQRHIDYLIGNQLTKFNNTYNFGFQKLELNQEMLNLGKISLLSATGVFPDGTYFELPHQDLLPSALDVQNLDNLGAYDIYLALPNASMVFSEVKTDNQTEYDVAARYSENIQDIKDIHTFNGSNTDVFLAHLSPKLLQGHEDRSAYTCLHMARIKEKLPDGRLVLDEKFIPTCMDITASSELRGFVTELSSTLEQRAETLSSRLGSPSQQGIADVAEFLMLQLLNREYPFYKHLNIHPHIHPEYMYRLLIQLCGELMTFTDASRLAKDFLRYDHFDLTLCFQRLFKQLRIALSTVLTPKAVSIQLESHPYGVKSAVINDQDLLYKAEFILAVSARVPEEILRKQFIHQIKITTPDKIRQLVSVQLPGIELKPLVSAPRQLPYHAGYTYFHLDTGCDDWLDVQRSHSIAFHVAGDFPELDMQLWAIRG
- the tssJ gene encoding type VI secretion system lipoprotein TssJ; the protein is MLLVNRFSPLKCLVLGIVIASTTACGNTGMALSKMGQIIKDPTIPVGGPLDQPSTLNLTLLAEPDINRNETNQPSPIEVKVVYLSEDSRLLSAYYEQLSTEDIKEVLGKNYIDHQDYTLLPSQFKAVPPIKLDKNNNYLGVVAYYADSGETEWKKVVKLSGVGHKYSVLVHLKDKEVDVRKDEE
- the tagH gene encoding type VI secretion system-associated FHA domain protein TagH → MSKELVLLLTIKNVLELESGFSREYCFNQDGGSIGSGANNHWVIQDIKKNIPINQAHIEWRDGSYCLQVINKPLLINGASFTPKSGFIKLANEDQIKFGSLKVFTVVAEKSAITSGNYSKSLEDIVTGNQDHLDDILRVKKGGLDLSVETKNIDDSIIHDPLRALQPDSNKLITSVDDENFIPSNKRNITSRGSSNMNQSYIDLPMIENEEKKLSPFSENAYVTISPLMREMDTKIELVDTQETHDFLQEVGKTLKATIEGLLALQKEQSSLSDKHLRPIEDNPLRLNLDYESTIDVLFGDQKSPVHLAAPAAVRESLHNLLIHNEANRIAIISALKAILDAFSPDVLLKRFENYRRSNEVKPSNNAWAWDMYKNYYEELTSKRQYGFEKLFWEVYSQAYDKALRDKQTEGNQ
- the tssG gene encoding type VI secretion system baseplate subunit TssG; its protein translation is MAYSARTEKPNVEMDELNKIVLRKYNFFQLVEILHKLENVDICDTLNIQPDKEIIRFTSYAGLGFPTRDIIDVSVGEKGKYTLEVSFLGLQGTQSPLPTYYLENLAAEYLHKETKLIDFINLFNHRLIFFLHHIWRKYRYYINFKDGATDSFSNKLFSLVGLDHKQTREFLGIDASKLLANLGALVNSSRSRDVICRLVSQCFEIKDVSLDEWVFRYVDIPQDQQNRLGIMSRINGIGLKGRSCLGENFTLGSRIQDRSGKFELQLNNLSRKQFLSFLPNGSNYKILSNFVSFILKDQFAWDLRLKMKPKQVTGIKLGDEKNAMLGWISFLGKPENNPNIKLSVRE